CAGGAAGAATGGGACGGGATACGGTGACAGTTAGGAATCTAGAAGTGGTAGGTGTAAATCCCGAACGAGATCTTCTCCTCATTAAAGGAGCGGTACCGGGGCCAGCAGGGAGCAAGGTCTTGGTGAAAAAGAGAGTATTGTAGGAGGAACACAGATGGAACTCGAAGTGAAAGATAGAAGTGGAAAAGTGGTAGGAAGTGTCAGCGTGCGAGAGAATATTCTACCGATGGAAAGGAATGCCCACCTGCTTTATCTTTCGGTGAAAAGTTTTCTTGATAATCAACGCCTGGGGACTGCCAAAGCCAAAACTCGGGGTGAAGTGCGTGGTGGTGGGAAAAAACCCTGGCGTCAAAAGGGAACGGGTCGGGCACGTCATGGAAGCATCCGTTCACCAATCTGGAGAGGTGGAGGAGTTGTTTTTGGTCCTTTGCCACGTTCTTTCTATCATTCGCTTCCCAAGGGAGAACAGAAGAAGTCTTTTATTTTAGCTTTAAGTGAGAAAATTGGGCAAAAAGCTCTTATCATTGTTGATAATCTTGATTTTCAGATGCCCAAGACCAAGGAAGCAGTGTCTTTTTTGAGGGATTTTGGCGTTTCCGAGGGAAAGAAAGTTTTGCTGATTACCGTGATGAAGAAAGAGGGAGTGGTACGAGCGTTTGCAAATCTCCCCCTTGTGGTCGTAAAGCCGATCAATGAAGTGCATACTTATCTTCTTCTCTGGTCTAACGCGGTGATTATGGAGAAAGAGGCTTTTCTGAAATTGGTGGAGGTGTATGGTGGTGAACGGTGAGCATGAAGTTCTTATTCACCCAATCATGACGGAGAAAACGGTTGGGCTTCAGAAAGAGAATAAGTACGTTTTCAGAGTAGACCTTCGGGCGACCAAACCTGAAATTAAAAAGGCTGTTCAGAACATGTTTGGTGTGACGGTTCTTAAGGTACACACCGTAAGAGTAGGAGGAAAAAAGAAAAGACTGGGTCGTTTCGAAGGAGAAACCAGTAGTTGGAAAAAGGCTATCGTTTTTGTGAAGCCCGGTGAGCGGATTAAGGCCTTTGATATTTCGTAGTGATAAAGGAGAGAATCGGGATGGCAAACATCAAA
This portion of the Atribacterota bacterium genome encodes:
- the rplD gene encoding 50S ribosomal protein L4 — protein: MELEVKDRSGKVVGSVSVRENILPMERNAHLLYLSVKSFLDNQRLGTAKAKTRGEVRGGGKKPWRQKGTGRARHGSIRSPIWRGGGVVFGPLPRSFYHSLPKGEQKKSFILALSEKIGQKALIIVDNLDFQMPKTKEAVSFLRDFGVSEGKKVLLITVMKKEGVVRAFANLPLVVVKPINEVHTYLLLWSNAVIMEKEAFLKLVEVYGGER
- the rplW gene encoding 50S ribosomal protein L23, coding for MVVNGEHEVLIHPIMTEKTVGLQKENKYVFRVDLRATKPEIKKAVQNMFGVTVLKVHTVRVGGKKKRLGRFEGETSSWKKAIVFVKPGERIKAFDIS